The following coding sequences are from one Capsicum annuum cultivar UCD-10X-F1 chromosome 3, UCD10Xv1.1, whole genome shotgun sequence window:
- the LOC107862464 gene encoding polynucleotide 5'-hydroxyl-kinase NOL9, with amino-acid sequence MASVGSGELQSANIFIPQEWSDAADTIAYDSNTSPAPVALVCGPKNSGKTTLSRLLVNVLLQRYKKVAYLDTDVGQTEFTPPGLLSLTTIDKITSDLSIPCLKTPERCFFFGDISSKRDPKTYLACIFALYDHYQKTYLLSIGGSPGNAAVPLVINTTGWVKGIGYDILVDIIKYISPTHVVKICISAVSKNLPAGAFWLDDDNGAVATLIEVNSARQDSFNRSVLVQKDARLLRDLRVMAYFRQCFPSDMKITTIKELSRALAAHPPYEILISSIKIKHLHCEVPKSEVFYSLNATIVGLAVDSEDSENFPDCMGLGIVRAIDTFKRVLYVITPVPKSSLQKVDLLLQGFIEIPTCLLQVQGCTSPYMSADVLPSA; translated from the exons ATGGCGTCTGTTGGCTCCGGCGAGTTACAATCGGCTAACATATTCATACCGCAGGAGTGGTCCGATGCCGCCGATACAATAGCTTATGACTCCAACACTTCGCCGGCGCCGGTTGCGCTTGTTTGCGGTCCTAAAAATAGCGGCAAAACCACTTTGTCTCGTCTCCTTGTTAACGTTCTTCTTCAGAG ATATAAGAAAGTAGCTTATTTGGATACAGATGTTGGGCAGACAGAGTTTACTCCACCTGGTTTGTTATCCCTTACTACAATTGACAAAATAACTTCAG ATCTGTCAATTCCATGCCTAAAAACTCCCGAGAG ATGCTTCTTTTTTGGTGACATTTCCTCAAAAAGGGATCCCAAGACATATTTGGCTTGCATTTTTGCCTTGTATGATCACTACCAGAAAACATACCTGTTGAGCATAGGCGGAAGTCCTGGAAATGCTGCGGTGCCCCTCGTTATTAACACAACTGGCTGGGTGAAAG GTATTGGCTATGACATTCTTGTGGATATTATCAAATACATCTCTCCTACCCATGTTGTTAAGATTTGCATATCAGCCGTGAGCAAGAATCTTCCGGCTGGTGCATTTTGGTTGGATGATGATAATGGTGCTGTTGCTACTCTAATTGAGGTCAACTCTGCTCGTCAGGACTCTTTTAACAGATC GGTTCTTGTACAGAAGGATGCACGTCTTCTGCGTGATCTACGTGTTATGGCCTATTTCAGACAATGCTTTCCAAGTGATATGAAGATCACAACAATCAAGGAACTCTCTCGAGCATTAGCTGCCCATCCTCCATACGAGATTCttatatcaagtatcaaaattaAACATCTTCATTGTGAG GTTCCAAAGAGTGAGGTTTTCTACAGCTTGAATGCAACTATTGTTGGCTTGGCAGTTGATTCTGAAGATTCTGAAAATTTTCCTGACTGCATGGGCTTGG GAATAGTGCGTGCCATTGACACTTTCAAGCGTGTACTCTATGTAATTACCCCTGTTCCAAAAAGCAGTTTGCAGAAGGTGGATCTTCTATTGCAGGGCTTTATCGAGATTCCGACTTGTTTGTTGCAA GTACAAGGTTGCACCTCACCTTACATGTCTGCCGATGTATTGCCTTCAGCTTAG